A region of [Bacteroides] pectinophilus DNA encodes the following proteins:
- a CDS encoding exopolysaccharide biosynthesis polyprenyl glycosylphosphotransferase, which yields MIHKNQKKNFALFMIKVLIVLANTCIFAAAWYMYYREKMWVNTFYNKGDYAVIALYLIIYAIMAKIYDGLALRISRISELIYSQVIAVLITTGIMYIVILLLTRQWVNIMPLLLEAAISCTVCVVWSFVANKLTNIIYKPARIFVVYDNDSAYKNGKYIIEKLVWRFEAVGEYHIPDIVAWYADQAAELDRFSQALEKSGADCVMLCGLASSQRNDILKYCIENDVKVFVRPNIGDFIMSNAQIVQMANLPVLVCEKSAPSLFYTVTKRVMDIVISVIGIVITSPILLITAIAIKLYDGGPVFYKQVRLTHNGKKFNILKFRSMKVDAEKDGVARLSSQGDSRITPVGRFIRACRIDELPQLFNIIGGSLSIVGPRPERPEIAEEYAKEMPEFSLRLQVKAGLTGYAQVYGKYNTEPYDKLQMDLLYISRLGIATDFKIILATIKVLFMPESTEGIASGQTTAKK from the coding sequence ATGATACATAAAAATCAGAAAAAGAATTTTGCACTGTTTATGATAAAGGTACTTATAGTATTAGCGAATACATGTATATTTGCAGCTGCCTGGTATATGTATTACAGAGAAAAGATGTGGGTAAACACATTTTACAATAAGGGTGATTATGCTGTAATCGCATTATATCTTATTATATATGCAATTATGGCAAAGATATATGACGGATTGGCACTGAGAATCAGCAGAATTTCGGAGCTGATTTATTCACAGGTTATAGCAGTACTTATAACGACAGGAATAATGTACATTGTAATTCTGCTCCTTACAAGACAGTGGGTCAATATCATGCCTTTGCTGCTCGAAGCGGCAATAAGCTGTACAGTATGCGTTGTATGGTCATTTGTAGCTAATAAGCTGACCAATATAATATATAAGCCTGCCAGGATATTTGTTGTTTATGATAACGATTCCGCATACAAAAACGGCAAATATATAATCGAAAAGCTTGTGTGGAGATTTGAGGCTGTCGGCGAGTATCACATACCTGATATTGTAGCGTGGTATGCTGATCAGGCTGCAGAACTTGACAGATTTTCCCAAGCATTAGAAAAAAGCGGCGCTGACTGCGTGATGCTATGCGGGCTGGCATCAAGCCAGAGAAATGATATTCTTAAATATTGCATAGAGAACGATGTAAAAGTTTTTGTAAGACCTAATATCGGAGATTTCATAATGAGCAACGCACAGATTGTGCAGATGGCTAACCTTCCGGTACTTGTCTGCGAGAAATCAGCACCAAGCCTGTTCTATACAGTGACAAAAAGAGTGATGGATATAGTGATATCGGTTATCGGAATTGTGATAACAAGCCCGATACTTCTTATTACGGCAATTGCAATAAAGCTGTATGATGGCGGACCTGTATTCTACAAGCAGGTCAGACTTACACATAACGGAAAGAAGTTCAATATATTAAAGTTCAGAAGCATGAAAGTTGATGCTGAGAAGGATGGTGTCGCAAGATTATCCTCACAGGGAGATTCAAGAATAACTCCTGTTGGCCGTTTTATAAGGGCATGCAGAATAGATGAACTTCCGCAGCTCTTCAATATAATCGGAGGCTCGCTCAGTATTGTAGGGCCAAGACCTGAGAGACCGGAGATTGCAGAGGAATACGCAAAGGAGATGCCGGAGTTCTCACTAAGGCTTCAGGTGAAGGCCGGACTTACCGGATATGCACAGGTATATGGCAAATATAACACAGAACCATATGACAAGCTTCAGATGGATTTGCTATACATATCAAGACTTGGAATAGCAACTGACTTTAAGATTATACTTGCAACCATAAAGGTACTGTTTATGCCGGAGAGCACTGAAGGAATTGCGAGCGGTCAGACTACAGCAAAAAAATAA